From one Amphiura filiformis chromosome 13, Afil_fr2py, whole genome shotgun sequence genomic stretch:
- the LOC140167237 gene encoding synaptonemal complex protein 3-like — MPRAPSSKKATSAGTKDRHDRASKKAAQLDQYQFDDDDINEDDLEDVRDDEALSASTSTKGSKRKYLEEEDEETTPAGAAGGHLDGEMQTMLESFGADMRKSLSSKRKRLENFTQQSLKSANTKVDKIWKMQQSERKKLQEEYNKQLSTVLDQWETDVNKIKDQEEKLQNVFKQHQKLFQQTRITMAQRLKMIKQLFDQFSKTMGDLEQCHQDQQGLVQGELRKEMAMLQKKILMDTQHQEMANVRKSLQTMFF, encoded by the exons ATGCCAAGAGCGCCAAGTTCCAAGAAAGCCACATCAGCTGGCACCAAGGACAGGCATGACAGGGCAAGTAAGAAAGCTGCTCAATTAGACCAATAtcaatttgatgatgatgatataaatgAAGATGATTTGGAAGATGTGAGAG ATGATGAGGCACTATCAGCATCTACCAGTACCAAAGGAAGCAAAAGGAAATACTTGGAAGAAGAGGATGAGGAAACTACACCTGCGGGAGCTGCTGGTGGCCATCTAGA TGGGGAAATGCAGACAATGCTGGAATCATTTGGTG CTGACATGAGGAAATCTCTGTCATCTAAGCGAAAGAGATTAGAGAATTTCACCCAGCAGTCACTGAAATCAGCCAACACCAAGGTAGACAAAATATGGAAGATGCAACAGTCAGAGAG GAAAAAGCTCCAAGAAGAATACAACAAACAGCTCTCTACAGTTCTTGACCAGTGGGAAACAGATGTTAACAAAATTAAAGACCAAGAAGAAAAATTACAG AATGTATTCAAACAGCATCAGAAACTGTTCCAACAAACCAGGATAACCATGGCACAGAGGCTGAAGATGATCAAGCAACTATTTGATCAGTTTTCCAAG ACAATGGGGGATTTGGAGCAATGTCATCAAGACCAGCAAGGACTCGTCCAAGGAGAGCTTCGTAAAGAGATGGCAATGTTGCAGAAGAAGATTCTCATGGATACG